In the Pseudoalteromonas ulvae UL12 genome, one interval contains:
- a CDS encoding cytochrome C assembly family protein — MLLLSLTFIAFIFYSLASIHVMGRLFHKEGPSQKKTILLSTVAILAHMTLLVNSVFTESGQDLSFTNVALLICWMIVVSVTTVSLRFPATLLLPVVYGFAATLLVVSLFIPHHIVLQTIDINVGLVTHVSLSFLAYCVLIIATLYAVQFYFINKRLKQKDLSIVYSHLPPLMLVEKQLYQLVTVGTVLLTSALISGFVFSENMFEKAFIHKTILSLIAWVIFATVVFGHHLKGWRGKGTVITIISAATVLTLAYFGSRFVKEILLGQF; from the coding sequence TTTATTGCGTTTATTTTTTACAGTCTGGCCAGCATTCACGTTATGGGACGTTTGTTTCATAAAGAAGGCCCGAGCCAGAAGAAAACGATTCTTCTTAGTACGGTTGCGATACTCGCTCACATGACATTATTGGTTAATTCTGTTTTCACTGAAAGTGGTCAAGACCTCAGCTTCACTAATGTCGCATTGCTTATTTGTTGGATGATTGTTGTCTCTGTCACAACCGTTTCATTACGTTTTCCTGCAACCTTGTTACTGCCTGTAGTTTATGGCTTTGCGGCGACGTTACTGGTCGTGAGTTTATTTATCCCCCATCACATCGTATTGCAAACCATTGATATCAATGTTGGTTTAGTAACACATGTCTCACTGTCATTTTTAGCCTATTGTGTGTTGATCATCGCAACCTTGTATGCCGTGCAGTTTTATTTCATTAACAAACGATTGAAACAAAAAGATCTTTCGATTGTTTATAGTCATCTTCCGCCGCTGATGCTCGTTGAAAAACAACTCTATCAATTAGTTACTGTGGGTACAGTTTTATTAACTAGCGCCTTAATATCCGGCTTTGTGTTTTCCGAAAATATGTTTGAAAAAGCATTTATTCATAAAACCATCTTATCTCTGATTGCTTGGGTAATATTTGCCACAGTCGTCTTTGGGCATCACTTGAAAGGTTGGCGAGGTAAAGGGACTGTCATTACTATTATTAGTGCCGCAACCGTGCTGACTCTTGCGTATTTTGGCAGTCGTTTTGTCAAAGAAATCCTCCTTGGTCAGTTTTAA